A window of Solanum stenotomum isolate F172 chromosome 3, ASM1918654v1, whole genome shotgun sequence contains these coding sequences:
- the LOC125857432 gene encoding uncharacterized protein LOC125857432 isoform X2, with amino-acid sequence MDTKHSTSNLPWIWVIETLATSKEIDTSLLIDLVKRTPEISDEMGRNARELVSLRVLETLSVQEISNANNDASVPGDKIELDRSVHCEDVLRHLLLGVSSDQKIDGPEVSKWDVQSFISKKRSCLPKCALQQIKDTVDTTNPLSTSLEANNRLEVGSHSGDGDRFNAVDSNGINHSCEVGADAQHEHVLSSGNATPCLGANTNGLQENQPRTLVPSKRTIDAITAHEVEHSETEPLSENSSGTCIRPSKRFKQEVINPRCDAVHDFESSQKDGVSTELSAQIPHAIVQKGNLENGALVGGLDGSCEGAASKMVRQNIDTSNHDDRLPEIMISEEKIQNVVSSSKACDELRTSSGSSQQQVIHQDSCIHGAKDHRKCIRGNLFKDEPSEGAKKNIVGSDEPDFSSDSDGYHNEMTGLSAKRNDFLSSQGQDPLTTENGRVLNLCVKCNEGGQLLICSSNTCPLVVHQSCLGSVPSFDNGGNVYCPFCAYSRAISEYLEGKKMSLLARKDLASFVGVGARRQSKKSSRNSRRSKKNQSREDEELCHDKNNKDVLNDVIEARSAPVCTNSLNGKITEMPSPQPEASVTHEPVVAGPRSKISPPRSHRSKQQLSREEEELCHNEDSKKKSLNQVQEPGNAPVSISSPNAEFTQIGSPQPEASAPPELVSGQSGFEEESSEDEDTIASRYCVRFRNSDKNYFFKFAVPILQFLK; translated from the exons ATGGATACCAAGCATAGCACATCAAATCTACCTTGGATATGGGTGATTGAAACATTGGCAACTTCCAAAGAGATAGACACATCTTTACTCATTG ATTTGGTTAAGCGGACTCCAGAAATTTCTGATGAAATGGGAAGAAATGCAAGGGAGCTTGTCTCCTTGAGAGTTTTAGAGACCTTGTCTGTCCAGGAAatctcaaatgcaaataatgaTGCTTCAGTTCCCGGTGATAAAATTGAATTGGATCGATCAGTGCACTGTGAAGATGTCCTTCGCCACTTATTGTTGGGG GTCTCCTCAGATCAAAAAATTGATGGGCCAGAGGTGTCAAAATGGGATGTTCAGtcatttatttccaaaaaaagatCTTGCTTGCCAAAATGTGCTTTGCAACAA ATTAAGGATACTGTAGATACTACCAATCCTCTTTCTACATCCTTGGAAGCAAATAACAGATTGGAGGTTGGCAGTCACTCCGGAGATGGAGATCGTTTTAATGCTGTTGATTCTAATGGCATTAACCACAGTTGTGAAGTAGGCGCTGATGCTCAGCATGAACATGTTTTATCAAGTGGGAATGCAACTCCTTGTTTGGGGGCCAACACTAATGGCCTGCAAGAAAATCAACCTAGGACTCTGGTTCCTTCTAAGAGGACGATTGATGCCATTACTGCTCATGAAGTAGAACATAGTGAAACTGAACCCTTATCAGAGAACAGTTCTGGTACTTGCATAAGGCCCTCCAAAAGGTTTAAGCAGGAAGTTATTAATCCCAGGTGTGATGCAGTTCATGATTTtgaatcatctcaaaaagatggTGTTTCAACAGAGTTGTCTGCACAAATTCCCCATGCTATTGTCCAAAAAGGGAACTTGGAAAATGGAGCTCTTGTTGGGGGATTGGATGGTAGTTGTGAGGGTGCTGCATCAAAAATGGTTAGACAGAACATTGATACCAGTAACCATGATGATCGATTGCCTGAAATAATGATTTCAGAGGAAAAGATCCAAAATGTTGTAAGTAGCAGCAAAGCTTGTGATGAATTGAGAACATCAAGTGGTTCATCACAGCAGCAGGTAATTCATCAGGATTCTTGCATTCATGGAGCTAAAGATCATCGGAAGTGCATTCGGGGAAATTTGTTCAAAGATGAACCTTCTGAAGGAGCCAAAAAGAATATTGTGGGAAGTGATGAACCTGATTTCTCTAGTGACAGTGATGGATATCACAATGAAATGACTGGCCTTTCCGCAAAGAGAAATGATTTTCTTAGCTCTCAGGGTCAAGATCCCTTGACAACTGAAAATGGTAGAGTGCTCAATCTTTGTGTGAAATGTAATGAAGGTGGGCAACTGTTGATTTGCAGTTCGAACACCTGCCCGTTAGTGGTTCATCAGAGCTGCTTGGGTTCTGTTCCCAGCTTCGATAATGGAGGAAACGTTTACTGTCCCTTTTGTGCATATTCTCGAGCGATTTCTGAGTACCTAGAAGGTAAAAAGATGTCTTTGCTTGCAAGGAAAGATTTGGCTTCATTTGTTGGCGTTGGGGCTAGGCGACAATCAAAGAAATCCTCACGTAACTCACGTAGATCAAAGAAGAACCAGTCTAGAGAGGATGAAGAACTGTGccatgataaaaataataaggaTGTTTTGAATGATGTCATAGAAGCCAGGAGTGCTCCAGTCTGTACAAATTCTTTGAATGGTAAAATTACGGAGATGCCTTCACCTCAACCAGAGGCTTCTGTGACTCATGAACCCGTGGTGGCTGGACCAAGATCCAAGATATCACCACCTAGATCGCATAGATCAAAGCAGCAACTATCCAGGGAGGAAGAAGAATTGTGTCACAATGAGGACAGCAAGAAGAAATCCTTGAACCAGGTCCAAGAACCAGGAAATGCTCCAGTCAGTATAAGTTCTCCTAATGCTGAATTTACACAGATAGGTTCACCTCAACCAGAGGCGTCTGCACCTCCTGAACTTGTGAGCGGACAGAGTggttttgaagaagaaagttcTGAAGATGAAGACACAATTGCTTCCCGATATTGTGTGCGATTTAGGAATTCAGACAAGAACTA TTTCTTCAAATTTGCAGTACCTATCCTCCAATTTCTCAAGTGA
- the LOC125857432 gene encoding uncharacterized protein LOC125857432 isoform X1, translating into MDTKHSTSNLPWIWVIETLATSKEIDTSLLIDLVKRTPEISDEMGRNARELVSLRVLETLSVQEISNANNDASVPGDKIELDRSVHCEDVLRHLLLGVSSDQKIDGPEVSKWDVQSFISKKRSCLPKCALQQIKDTVDTTNPLSTSLEANNRLEVGSHSGDGDRFNAVDSNGINHSCEVGADAQHEHVLSSGNATPCLGANTNGLQENQPRTLVPSKRTIDAITAHEVEHSETEPLSENSSGTCIRPSKRFKQEVINPRCDAVHDFESSQKDGVSTELSAQIPHAIVQKGNLENGALVGGLDGSCEGAASKMVRQNIDTSNHDDRLPEIMISEEKIQNVVSSSKACDELRTSSGSSQQQVIHQDSCIHGAKDHRKCIRGNLFKDEPSEGAKKNIVGSDEPDFSSDSDGYHNEMTGLSAKRNDFLSSQGQDPLTTENGRVLNLCVKCNEGGQLLICSSNTCPLVVHQSCLGSVPSFDNGGNVYCPFCAYSRAISEYLEGKKMSLLARKDLASFVGVGARRQSKKSSRNSRRSKKNQSREDEELCHDKNNKDVLNDVIEARSAPVCTNSLNGKITEMPSPQPEASVTHEPVVAGPRSKISPPRSHRSKQQLSREEEELCHNEDSKKKSLNQVQEPGNAPVSISSPNAEFTQIGSPQPEASAPPELVSGQSGFEEESSEDEDTIASRYCVRFRNSDKNYTYPPISQVRPKHPLQKKSRGRNIKGV; encoded by the exons ATGGATACCAAGCATAGCACATCAAATCTACCTTGGATATGGGTGATTGAAACATTGGCAACTTCCAAAGAGATAGACACATCTTTACTCATTG ATTTGGTTAAGCGGACTCCAGAAATTTCTGATGAAATGGGAAGAAATGCAAGGGAGCTTGTCTCCTTGAGAGTTTTAGAGACCTTGTCTGTCCAGGAAatctcaaatgcaaataatgaTGCTTCAGTTCCCGGTGATAAAATTGAATTGGATCGATCAGTGCACTGTGAAGATGTCCTTCGCCACTTATTGTTGGGG GTCTCCTCAGATCAAAAAATTGATGGGCCAGAGGTGTCAAAATGGGATGTTCAGtcatttatttccaaaaaaagatCTTGCTTGCCAAAATGTGCTTTGCAACAA ATTAAGGATACTGTAGATACTACCAATCCTCTTTCTACATCCTTGGAAGCAAATAACAGATTGGAGGTTGGCAGTCACTCCGGAGATGGAGATCGTTTTAATGCTGTTGATTCTAATGGCATTAACCACAGTTGTGAAGTAGGCGCTGATGCTCAGCATGAACATGTTTTATCAAGTGGGAATGCAACTCCTTGTTTGGGGGCCAACACTAATGGCCTGCAAGAAAATCAACCTAGGACTCTGGTTCCTTCTAAGAGGACGATTGATGCCATTACTGCTCATGAAGTAGAACATAGTGAAACTGAACCCTTATCAGAGAACAGTTCTGGTACTTGCATAAGGCCCTCCAAAAGGTTTAAGCAGGAAGTTATTAATCCCAGGTGTGATGCAGTTCATGATTTtgaatcatctcaaaaagatggTGTTTCAACAGAGTTGTCTGCACAAATTCCCCATGCTATTGTCCAAAAAGGGAACTTGGAAAATGGAGCTCTTGTTGGGGGATTGGATGGTAGTTGTGAGGGTGCTGCATCAAAAATGGTTAGACAGAACATTGATACCAGTAACCATGATGATCGATTGCCTGAAATAATGATTTCAGAGGAAAAGATCCAAAATGTTGTAAGTAGCAGCAAAGCTTGTGATGAATTGAGAACATCAAGTGGTTCATCACAGCAGCAGGTAATTCATCAGGATTCTTGCATTCATGGAGCTAAAGATCATCGGAAGTGCATTCGGGGAAATTTGTTCAAAGATGAACCTTCTGAAGGAGCCAAAAAGAATATTGTGGGAAGTGATGAACCTGATTTCTCTAGTGACAGTGATGGATATCACAATGAAATGACTGGCCTTTCCGCAAAGAGAAATGATTTTCTTAGCTCTCAGGGTCAAGATCCCTTGACAACTGAAAATGGTAGAGTGCTCAATCTTTGTGTGAAATGTAATGAAGGTGGGCAACTGTTGATTTGCAGTTCGAACACCTGCCCGTTAGTGGTTCATCAGAGCTGCTTGGGTTCTGTTCCCAGCTTCGATAATGGAGGAAACGTTTACTGTCCCTTTTGTGCATATTCTCGAGCGATTTCTGAGTACCTAGAAGGTAAAAAGATGTCTTTGCTTGCAAGGAAAGATTTGGCTTCATTTGTTGGCGTTGGGGCTAGGCGACAATCAAAGAAATCCTCACGTAACTCACGTAGATCAAAGAAGAACCAGTCTAGAGAGGATGAAGAACTGTGccatgataaaaataataaggaTGTTTTGAATGATGTCATAGAAGCCAGGAGTGCTCCAGTCTGTACAAATTCTTTGAATGGTAAAATTACGGAGATGCCTTCACCTCAACCAGAGGCTTCTGTGACTCATGAACCCGTGGTGGCTGGACCAAGATCCAAGATATCACCACCTAGATCGCATAGATCAAAGCAGCAACTATCCAGGGAGGAAGAAGAATTGTGTCACAATGAGGACAGCAAGAAGAAATCCTTGAACCAGGTCCAAGAACCAGGAAATGCTCCAGTCAGTATAAGTTCTCCTAATGCTGAATTTACACAGATAGGTTCACCTCAACCAGAGGCGTCTGCACCTCCTGAACTTGTGAGCGGACAGAGTggttttgaagaagaaagttcTGAAGATGAAGACACAATTGCTTCCCGATATTGTGTGCGATTTAGGAATTCAGACAAGAACTA TACCTATCCTCCAATTTCTCAAGTGAGGCCGAAGCACCCCcttcaaaaaaaaagtagagGAAGAAACATTAA AGGTGTGTAG
- the LOC125857432 gene encoding uncharacterized protein LOC125857432 isoform X3, translating to MDTKHSTSNLPWIWVIETLATSKEIDTSLLIDLVKRTPEISDEMGRNARELVSLRVLETLSVQEISNANNDASVPGDKIELDRSVHCEDVLRHLLLGVSSDQKIDGPEVSKWDVQSFISKKRSCLPKCALQQIKDTVDTTNPLSTSLEANNRLEVGSHSGDGDRFNAVDSNGINHSCEVGADAQHEHVLSSGNATPCLGANTNGLQENQPRTLVPSKRTIDAITAHEVEHSETEPLSENSSGTCIRPSKRFKQEVINPRCDAVHDFESSQKDGVSTELSAQIPHAIVQKGNLENGALVGGLDGSCEGAASKMVRQNIDTSNHDDRLPEIMISEEKIQNVVSSSKACDELRTSSGSSQQQVIHQDSCIHGAKDHRKCIRGNLFKDEPSEGAKKNIVGSDEPDFSSDSDGYHNEMTGLSAKRNDFLSSQGQDPLTTENGRVLNLCVKCNEGGQLLICSSNTCPLVVHQSCLGSVPSFDNGGNVYCPFCAYSRAISEYLEGKKMSLLARKDLASFVGVGARRQSKKSSRNSRRSKKNQSREDEELCHDKNNKDVLNDVIEARSAPVCTNSLNGKITEMPSPQPEASVTHEPVVAGPRSKISPPRSHRSKQQLSREEEELCHNEDSKKKSLNQVQEPGNAPVSISSPNAEFTQIGSPQPEASAPPELVSGQSGFEEESSEDEDTIASRYCVRFRNSDKN from the exons ATGGATACCAAGCATAGCACATCAAATCTACCTTGGATATGGGTGATTGAAACATTGGCAACTTCCAAAGAGATAGACACATCTTTACTCATTG ATTTGGTTAAGCGGACTCCAGAAATTTCTGATGAAATGGGAAGAAATGCAAGGGAGCTTGTCTCCTTGAGAGTTTTAGAGACCTTGTCTGTCCAGGAAatctcaaatgcaaataatgaTGCTTCAGTTCCCGGTGATAAAATTGAATTGGATCGATCAGTGCACTGTGAAGATGTCCTTCGCCACTTATTGTTGGGG GTCTCCTCAGATCAAAAAATTGATGGGCCAGAGGTGTCAAAATGGGATGTTCAGtcatttatttccaaaaaaagatCTTGCTTGCCAAAATGTGCTTTGCAACAA ATTAAGGATACTGTAGATACTACCAATCCTCTTTCTACATCCTTGGAAGCAAATAACAGATTGGAGGTTGGCAGTCACTCCGGAGATGGAGATCGTTTTAATGCTGTTGATTCTAATGGCATTAACCACAGTTGTGAAGTAGGCGCTGATGCTCAGCATGAACATGTTTTATCAAGTGGGAATGCAACTCCTTGTTTGGGGGCCAACACTAATGGCCTGCAAGAAAATCAACCTAGGACTCTGGTTCCTTCTAAGAGGACGATTGATGCCATTACTGCTCATGAAGTAGAACATAGTGAAACTGAACCCTTATCAGAGAACAGTTCTGGTACTTGCATAAGGCCCTCCAAAAGGTTTAAGCAGGAAGTTATTAATCCCAGGTGTGATGCAGTTCATGATTTtgaatcatctcaaaaagatggTGTTTCAACAGAGTTGTCTGCACAAATTCCCCATGCTATTGTCCAAAAAGGGAACTTGGAAAATGGAGCTCTTGTTGGGGGATTGGATGGTAGTTGTGAGGGTGCTGCATCAAAAATGGTTAGACAGAACATTGATACCAGTAACCATGATGATCGATTGCCTGAAATAATGATTTCAGAGGAAAAGATCCAAAATGTTGTAAGTAGCAGCAAAGCTTGTGATGAATTGAGAACATCAAGTGGTTCATCACAGCAGCAGGTAATTCATCAGGATTCTTGCATTCATGGAGCTAAAGATCATCGGAAGTGCATTCGGGGAAATTTGTTCAAAGATGAACCTTCTGAAGGAGCCAAAAAGAATATTGTGGGAAGTGATGAACCTGATTTCTCTAGTGACAGTGATGGATATCACAATGAAATGACTGGCCTTTCCGCAAAGAGAAATGATTTTCTTAGCTCTCAGGGTCAAGATCCCTTGACAACTGAAAATGGTAGAGTGCTCAATCTTTGTGTGAAATGTAATGAAGGTGGGCAACTGTTGATTTGCAGTTCGAACACCTGCCCGTTAGTGGTTCATCAGAGCTGCTTGGGTTCTGTTCCCAGCTTCGATAATGGAGGAAACGTTTACTGTCCCTTTTGTGCATATTCTCGAGCGATTTCTGAGTACCTAGAAGGTAAAAAGATGTCTTTGCTTGCAAGGAAAGATTTGGCTTCATTTGTTGGCGTTGGGGCTAGGCGACAATCAAAGAAATCCTCACGTAACTCACGTAGATCAAAGAAGAACCAGTCTAGAGAGGATGAAGAACTGTGccatgataaaaataataaggaTGTTTTGAATGATGTCATAGAAGCCAGGAGTGCTCCAGTCTGTACAAATTCTTTGAATGGTAAAATTACGGAGATGCCTTCACCTCAACCAGAGGCTTCTGTGACTCATGAACCCGTGGTGGCTGGACCAAGATCCAAGATATCACCACCTAGATCGCATAGATCAAAGCAGCAACTATCCAGGGAGGAAGAAGAATTGTGTCACAATGAGGACAGCAAGAAGAAATCCTTGAACCAGGTCCAAGAACCAGGAAATGCTCCAGTCAGTATAAGTTCTCCTAATGCTGAATTTACACAGATAGGTTCACCTCAACCAGAGGCGTCTGCACCTCCTGAACTTGTGAGCGGACAGAGTggttttgaagaagaaagttcTGAAGATGAAGACACAATTGCTTCCCGATATTGTGTGCGATTTAGGAATTCAGACAAGAACTA G